Proteins encoded by one window of Acuticoccus sp. MNP-M23:
- a CDS encoding pyridoxal phosphate-dependent aminotransferase, whose product MAFLSETLSRVQPSATIAVTQKAAELKRAGRDVIGLGAGEPDFDTPDNVKAAAIQAINDGKTKYTAVDGIPELKEAIVAKFKRENNLSYETSEISVGTGGKQVLYNALMATLNPGDEVVIPAPYWVSYPDMVLLAGGKPVAVEATAETGFKLTAEALEEAITPLTKWVLLNSPSNPSGAAYTRDELKALTDVIMKHPNVWVMTDDMYEHLVYDDFEFTTVAEVEPGLKDRTLTVNGVSKAYAMTGWRIGYAGGPAHLIKAMAKIQSQSTSNPSSISQWAAVEALNGRQDFIASNAAIFRERRDLVVSMLNQANGITCPSPEGAFYVFPSCAGTIGKTAPSGNTIETDSDFVTELLEAEGVAVVQGSAFGLAPHFRISYATSTEALEEACTRIQRFCGALR is encoded by the coding sequence ATGGCCTTTCTGTCCGAGACGCTTTCGCGCGTCCAACCTTCCGCAACAATCGCCGTCACCCAGAAGGCGGCCGAGCTGAAACGTGCCGGCCGCGACGTGATCGGCCTCGGTGCCGGCGAACCCGACTTCGATACGCCGGATAACGTCAAGGCAGCGGCGATCCAGGCGATCAACGACGGCAAGACCAAATACACCGCCGTCGACGGCATTCCCGAGCTGAAGGAAGCGATCGTCGCCAAGTTCAAGCGCGAGAACAACCTCAGCTACGAGACGTCGGAAATCTCCGTCGGCACCGGCGGCAAGCAGGTGCTCTACAACGCGCTGATGGCAACCCTGAACCCCGGCGACGAGGTGGTGATCCCCGCCCCTTACTGGGTCAGCTATCCCGACATGGTGCTTCTGGCCGGCGGCAAACCCGTGGCTGTGGAGGCCACTGCGGAAACCGGCTTCAAGCTGACCGCCGAGGCGCTTGAAGAGGCGATCACCCCGCTCACCAAGTGGGTGCTGCTGAACAGCCCGTCCAACCCGTCCGGCGCAGCCTACACGCGCGACGAGCTGAAGGCGCTGACCGACGTCATCATGAAGCACCCCAACGTGTGGGTGATGACCGACGACATGTACGAACACCTCGTCTACGACGATTTCGAGTTCACCACGGTGGCCGAGGTGGAGCCGGGGCTGAAGGATCGCACGCTCACCGTCAACGGCGTGTCGAAGGCGTATGCGATGACCGGCTGGCGCATCGGTTATGCGGGCGGACCGGCCCATCTCATCAAGGCGATGGCGAAGATCCAGTCCCAGTCCACGTCCAACCCGTCGTCGATCTCGCAGTGGGCGGCTGTCGAGGCCCTGAACGGCCGGCAGGATTTCATCGCGTCCAACGCTGCAATCTTCCGCGAGCGGCGCGACCTTGTGGTATCAATGCTCAACCAGGCGAACGGCATCACCTGCCCGAGCCCGGAAGGCGCGTTCTACGTTTTTCCGTCCTGCGCGGGGACCATCGGCAAGACCGCCCCCTCAGGCAACACGATCGAGACAGATTCCGATTTTGTAACGGAGCTTTTGGAAGCCGAAGGCGTTGCAGTCGTACAAGGGTCGGCGTTCGGCCTCGCCCCGCACTTCCGGATCTCCTACGCCACGTCGACCGAAGCTCTGGAAGAAGCCTGCACACGCATTCAACGCTTCTGCGGCGCACTGCGGTAG
- a CDS encoding DUF992 domain-containing protein, giving the protein MKRILSTVAAAALGIFALMPADANAGVRVGTLVCDIQGGAGYILASRKILGCDFNRLGGPNEYYDGSITKVGVDVGITTGTRLIWAVFAPTTSIDTTALEGRYYGVTAEATPGVGIGANVLIGGFDRSINLQPISVQGQLGANIAAGIAAMRLKSPPPLVIKR; this is encoded by the coding sequence ATGAAACGGATCTTAAGCACCGTCGCCGCTGCCGCTCTCGGCATCTTTGCGCTCATGCCGGCTGACGCCAACGCCGGCGTCCGCGTGGGCACCCTGGTGTGCGACATCCAGGGCGGCGCCGGTTACATCCTTGCCTCGCGCAAGATCCTCGGCTGCGACTTCAACCGCCTCGGCGGCCCCAACGAATATTATGACGGGTCGATCACCAAGGTGGGCGTGGACGTGGGCATCACCACCGGCACGCGGCTGATCTGGGCGGTGTTTGCGCCCACCACCAGCATCGACACCACCGCACTGGAAGGCCGCTATTACGGCGTGACGGCGGAAGCGACGCCGGGCGTGGGCATTGGCGCCAACGTCCTGATCGGCGGGTTCGACCGTTCGATCAACCTGCAGCCGATCTCCGTCCAGGGGCAGCTGGGCGCCAACATTGCAGCCGGCATCGCCGCAATGCGGCTGAAGAGCCCGCCCCCGCTGGTGATCAAGCGCTAG
- a CDS encoding phosphoadenylyl-sulfate reductase, which produces MLDIPGRTSSAVGALDRMFGALPPKDVLALSIRDLFPGRIAVVSSFGADSIALLNLVAEVDPSTPVLFLETGKHFEATLRYRDMVAEKLGLTNVIDLVPSAEALAQKDPDGLLHAREPDACCAIRKVAPLYEALSGYDAWITGRRRDQTFLRNRMEVFEADGARTKINPLADWSQDDIDTYIWRLELPRNPLVDESYASIGCAPCTAKVAPGEDVRAGRWRGTDKIECGIHGAT; this is translated from the coding sequence ATGCTCGACATTCCCGGCCGCACAAGTTCAGCCGTTGGCGCGCTTGACCGCATGTTCGGCGCGCTGCCGCCGAAGGACGTGCTCGCGCTTTCCATCCGCGATCTCTTTCCGGGCCGGATTGCGGTGGTGTCGTCGTTCGGCGCCGACTCCATTGCGCTCCTCAACCTTGTGGCAGAGGTCGATCCGTCGACGCCGGTGCTGTTTCTGGAAACCGGCAAGCACTTCGAGGCGACGCTGCGTTACCGGGACATGGTTGCCGAAAAGCTTGGCCTTACCAATGTGATCGACCTTGTGCCGTCCGCCGAAGCACTGGCGCAGAAGGATCCCGACGGTCTCCTCCACGCCCGCGAGCCTGATGCCTGCTGTGCCATCCGCAAGGTGGCGCCGCTTTATGAAGCGCTGTCCGGCTACGATGCGTGGATCACCGGCCGCCGCCGCGACCAGACCTTCCTGCGCAACAGGATGGAAGTGTTCGAGGCCGATGGCGCGCGCACGAAGATCAATCCGCTGGCCGACTGGTCGCAGGACGATATCGACACCTACATCTGGCGGCTCGAATTGCCGCGCAATCCGCTGGTGGACGAGTCCTATGCGTCCATCGGCTGTGCGCCCTGCACGGCGAAGGTCGCGCCGGGCGAGGATGTTCGCGCGGGACGCTGGCGCGGCACCGACAAGATCGAGTGCGGCATCCACGGCGCAACGTGA
- a CDS encoding ferredoxin--NADP reductase, with the protein MTTAPRPKAPAPLGETVLSVKHYTDSLFSFRTARPAGFRFRSGEFAMLGLMQESGKPLLRAYSIASPNWDDALEFYSIKVPNGPLTSRLAKIVPGDEIILKPRPTGTLVADALIPGGTLWLVSTGTGIAPFASIVRDPEIYERFDRIILTQTCRTRAELQYGNDIVAETLNHELLGEIVAGKLAHITSVTREPTGGLAGRVTNLIESGALFDAAGTPPWSPERDRVMICGSAAMIADTKALCERAGLTEGSNAKPGLFVVEKAFVG; encoded by the coding sequence ATGACCACTGCACCCCGCCCCAAGGCCCCGGCGCCGCTGGGCGAAACCGTCCTGTCGGTCAAGCACTATACGGACAGCCTGTTTTCGTTCCGAACCGCGCGTCCGGCCGGCTTCCGGTTCCGCTCCGGCGAATTTGCCATGCTCGGGCTGATGCAGGAGAGCGGCAAGCCGCTCCTGCGCGCCTATTCCATCGCCAGCCCCAACTGGGACGACGCGCTGGAGTTCTACTCCATCAAGGTGCCGAACGGCCCGCTCACCTCGCGTCTGGCGAAAATCGTGCCCGGTGACGAGATCATTCTCAAGCCGCGGCCCACCGGCACGCTGGTGGCCGATGCACTGATCCCCGGCGGAACGCTGTGGCTGGTTTCAACCGGCACCGGCATTGCGCCGTTCGCCTCCATCGTGCGCGATCCCGAAATCTATGAGCGGTTCGACCGGATCATCCTGACCCAGACCTGCCGCACCCGTGCAGAACTGCAATACGGCAACGATATAGTCGCCGAGACATTGAACCACGAGCTGCTCGGCGAAATCGTGGCGGGCAAGCTTGCCCACATCACTTCCGTCACGCGTGAGCCCACCGGCGGGCTTGCGGGGCGGGTGACGAACCTCATCGAAAGCGGCGCGCTGTTTGATGCGGCGGGCACGCCGCCGTGGTCGCCGGAGCGGGACAGGGTGATGATCTGCGGGTCCGCCGCAATGATTGCCGATACCAAGGCGCTGTGCGAGCGGGCCGGCCTCACCGAAGGCTCGAACGCGAAACCCGGCCTGTTTGTGGTGGAGAAGGCCTTTGTCGGCTGA
- a CDS encoding DUF934 domain-containing protein, which translates to MWQLDADGTLTSGASPDTNIVIDAAEPLEGVPDARAAAVLFGGTADGRGFSVARQLRARGYDGRLIATGPLIPDQARHCFQSGFDAIAISDDRIDRHGEGAWRDAINHSVRDLYVADRTSRGAERGIWALRQQS; encoded by the coding sequence ATGTGGCAGCTTGACGCCGACGGCACGCTCACATCGGGCGCATCGCCGGACACCAACATCGTCATCGACGCTGCGGAGCCGTTGGAGGGCGTTCCAGACGCGCGCGCGGCTGCTGTCCTGTTCGGCGGGACGGCCGATGGGCGCGGCTTCTCCGTTGCCCGCCAGCTCCGTGCGCGCGGGTACGATGGGCGGCTCATTGCCACCGGCCCGCTGATTCCCGATCAGGCGCGCCACTGCTTCCAATCCGGCTTCGATGCCATCGCCATTTCCGATGACCGCATCGACCGGCACGGCGAAGGCGCCTGGCGCGACGCCATCAACCATTCCGTCCGCGACCTTTACGTGGCGGACCGCACCAGTCGCGGCGCTGAGCGCGGCATCTGGGCTCTGAGGCAGCAATCATGA
- a CDS encoding nitrite/sulfite reductase: MYQYDGHDQAFVRARAAEFRDQVERRVAGQLTEDEFKPLRLKNGLYLQLHAYMLRVAIPYGTLSADQMRTLALLADRYDRGYGHFTTRQNIQYNWTRLEDVPAMMDILADAQMHAIQTSGNCIRNVTSDAFAGAAGDEDVDPRPTAELLRQWSSLHPEFAYLPRKFKFAVIGAADDRAAMKFHDIGVRAHRGEDGRPRYDIWVGGGQGRTPRVGVLFEADVPFERFLPTLDSMLRVYNLAGRRDNKYKARIKILVAEMGLDDYRAAVHADMATRDASQFDLAGPEYDRIAAQFSVLPIEPVAAARIEAEGAFAAWLDRNVIAHKVEGHAVVSISLKGAGDIPGDATAAQMRAVADLADRHSASEIRVTHRQNLVLPHVPQTSLRTVYDALVEIGLATGNIGLTSDIIACPGLDYCALATARSIPIAQALSTVMRQREAKAVAEGRNPAGPTLNISGCINACGHHHAANIGILGLNKAEQETYQITLGGRADADAAIGDVLGPGFTAEEVPDAVARIIDVWEMVRDGGESFADTYARLGKAPFKAAVYEESIHVAA, from the coding sequence ATGTATCAATATGATGGACACGATCAGGCGTTCGTGCGCGCTCGGGCCGCAGAATTCCGCGATCAGGTGGAGCGCCGCGTCGCCGGTCAGCTCACAGAGGACGAGTTCAAGCCGCTCCGGCTGAAGAACGGCCTTTATCTCCAGCTTCACGCCTACATGCTCAGGGTCGCCATTCCCTACGGCACGCTTTCGGCCGACCAGATGCGCACCCTCGCGCTGCTGGCCGACAGGTACGACCGCGGCTACGGCCATTTCACCACGCGCCAGAACATCCAGTACAACTGGACCAGGCTGGAAGACGTGCCGGCGATGATGGACATTCTGGCCGACGCGCAGATGCACGCCATCCAGACGTCGGGCAACTGCATCCGCAATGTCACCAGCGATGCGTTTGCGGGCGCTGCCGGTGACGAGGACGTGGACCCGCGGCCCACCGCAGAACTCCTGCGCCAGTGGTCCTCGCTCCACCCCGAATTCGCCTACCTGCCGCGCAAGTTCAAGTTCGCGGTGATCGGTGCGGCGGACGACCGTGCGGCCATGAAATTCCACGACATTGGCGTGCGCGCCCACCGCGGCGAAGACGGCCGCCCGCGCTACGACATCTGGGTTGGCGGTGGGCAGGGCCGCACGCCGCGCGTCGGCGTGCTGTTCGAGGCGGATGTGCCGTTCGAGCGGTTCCTGCCGACGCTGGACTCCATGCTGCGCGTCTACAACCTCGCCGGCCGGCGGGACAACAAGTACAAGGCGCGCATCAAGATCCTGGTTGCCGAGATGGGGCTGGACGATTACCGCGCCGCCGTTCACGCCGACATGGCCACGCGCGACGCATCACAGTTCGATCTCGCCGGTCCGGAATATGACCGGATCGCCGCCCAGTTTTCGGTCCTCCCGATCGAGCCGGTGGCGGCGGCCCGCATCGAGGCAGAGGGCGCGTTCGCGGCATGGCTCGACCGCAATGTCATCGCGCACAAGGTCGAAGGCCACGCCGTTGTGTCGATCTCCCTCAAGGGCGCCGGCGACATCCCCGGCGATGCAACCGCTGCGCAGATGCGTGCCGTGGCGGACCTTGCAGACCGGCACTCCGCCTCCGAGATCCGCGTCACGCACCGCCAGAATCTCGTGCTGCCCCATGTGCCGCAGACGTCGCTGCGCACGGTGTACGACGCGCTGGTCGAGATTGGCCTTGCCACCGGCAATATCGGCCTCACGAGCGACATCATCGCTTGCCCCGGGCTCGATTATTGCGCGCTCGCCACCGCCCGCTCGATCCCCATCGCGCAGGCGCTGTCCACGGTGATGCGCCAGCGCGAGGCAAAGGCGGTTGCCGAAGGGCGGAACCCGGCGGGGCCGACGCTCAACATCTCCGGCTGCATCAACGCCTGCGGCCACCACCATGCGGCCAACATCGGCATCCTCGGCCTCAACAAGGCCGAGCAGGAAACATACCAGATCACGCTGGGCGGCCGCGCCGATGCGGATGCCGCCATCGGTGACGTGCTGGGGCCGGGCTTTACCGCCGAGGAAGTGCCGGACGCCGTCGCCCGGATCATCGACGTGTGGGAGATGGTGCGGGACGGCGGCGAGAGCTTTGCCGATACCTATGCGCGGCTCGGCAAGGCACCATTCAAGGCTGCCGTCTACGAGGAGTCCATTCATGTGGCAGCTTGA
- a CDS encoding DUF2849 domain-containing protein: protein MAKLKPNSTAILTANDLLTGTIVYWTGTSWSRALDDAKRATDGDAHGVLEAIGRAEEAVDNVVGAYLVVLDSLTGKPIALRERQRWFGPSVALPTTPAH from the coding sequence ATGGCCAAGCTCAAGCCGAACTCGACCGCCATCCTGACGGCGAACGACCTCCTCACCGGCACCATCGTCTACTGGACGGGCACCAGCTGGTCCCGTGCGCTGGACGATGCCAAGCGTGCCACGGACGGCGATGCCCACGGTGTGCTGGAAGCCATCGGCCGCGCCGAAGAGGCGGTCGACAATGTGGTCGGCGCCTACCTCGTCGTGCTCGACTCGTTGACCGGCAAGCCCATCGCGCTGCGCGAACGCCAGCGCTGGTTCGGCCCTTCCGTTGCCCTTCCGACCACACCGGCCCACTAG
- the cysG gene encoding siroheme synthase CysG, which produces MDHFPVFYSVKGRSVIVFGGGAEAAAKLRLVQKTSANIVVIAEAFEPGVIDLAGTTPVLADPLAALLPDNVALAYAATGDAAKDAAIARRLRTLNITVCAADQPDVSDFITPAIVDRDPVIVAIGTEGTAPVLAREIKARVERMLPSGLGRIARKAGALREHVAGRFAPGGARRKFWHALFAPALDGAFERTGFGRAARELLAANDTPEQGFVSFVGAGAGGADLLTERARQRIDRADVVLHDALVAPEILELARREAILVNVGKRAGRHQMRQDEINETILHYVREGHRVVRLKGGDPAIFGRLAEELDAVGAEGFGFEIVPGVTAASVAAASALAPLTERGQAQELRIVTAHGAGGEDDVDAVDWAAAGASTSPIAIYMGRRAAPRVEARLLTGGRDPATPIILVESAGRAEEVRVHATLATMSSAVGTLPGTGPLMILLAMRSREIAHPAETRAPGAVRTPKSLLQLEAA; this is translated from the coding sequence AGGGGCGTTCCGTCATCGTGTTCGGCGGGGGCGCGGAAGCCGCAGCCAAGCTGCGCCTCGTGCAGAAGACGTCGGCCAACATCGTCGTGATCGCCGAAGCCTTCGAGCCTGGTGTGATCGACCTTGCCGGCACCACCCCCGTTCTGGCCGACCCGCTTGCAGCGCTGCTGCCGGACAACGTCGCGCTGGCCTATGCCGCCACCGGAGACGCGGCCAAGGATGCCGCCATCGCGCGCCGTCTTCGCACGCTGAACATCACCGTGTGTGCTGCCGACCAGCCTGACGTCAGCGACTTCATCACGCCCGCCATTGTCGACCGCGACCCTGTGATCGTTGCCATCGGCACCGAAGGCACCGCCCCCGTTCTGGCGCGCGAGATCAAGGCTCGCGTGGAGCGGATGCTGCCGTCCGGCCTCGGCCGCATCGCCCGCAAGGCCGGTGCGCTGCGCGAGCATGTGGCCGGCCGGTTTGCCCCCGGCGGCGCCCGCCGCAAGTTCTGGCATGCGCTGTTTGCGCCGGCGCTGGACGGTGCATTCGAGCGCACCGGCTTCGGGCGGGCCGCACGCGAGCTTCTGGCCGCCAACGATACGCCGGAGCAGGGCTTCGTTTCCTTCGTGGGCGCCGGGGCAGGGGGCGCGGACCTTCTGACCGAACGCGCCCGCCAGCGGATCGACCGGGCCGACGTCGTGCTCCACGACGCGCTGGTCGCGCCCGAAATTCTGGAGCTTGCGCGGCGTGAGGCGATCCTCGTCAATGTCGGCAAGCGGGCCGGGCGCCACCAGATGCGGCAGGACGAGATCAACGAGACGATCCTGCACTATGTGCGCGAGGGCCACCGCGTGGTGCGGCTGAAGGGCGGCGACCCTGCCATCTTCGGCCGCCTTGCCGAAGAGCTGGACGCGGTTGGCGCCGAAGGCTTCGGCTTCGAGATTGTCCCCGGTGTCACCGCGGCAAGCGTTGCGGCGGCCAGTGCGCTCGCCCCGCTCACCGAGCGCGGCCAGGCGCAGGAGCTGCGCATTGTCACCGCCCACGGCGCCGGCGGGGAGGACGATGTGGACGCGGTCGACTGGGCGGCGGCCGGGGCCAGCACATCCCCCATCGCCATCTACATGGGCCGCCGCGCGGCGCCCAGGGTGGAAGCGCGGCTTCTGACCGGCGGCCGCGATCCCGCCACGCCCATCATTCTGGTGGAAAGCGCCGGGCGGGCCGAAGAGGTGCGCGTTCACGCAACCCTCGCCACCATGTCCAGCGCGGTCGGGACGCTCCCCGGCACCGGGCCGCTGATGATCCTTCTGGCCATGCGCTCGCGCGAGATTGCGCACCCGGCAGAAACGCGCGCACCCGGCGCCGTTCGCACCCCGAAATCACTCCTGCAACTGGAGGCCGCGTGA